A genomic window from Methanovulcanius yangii includes:
- the mmp3 gene encoding methyl-coenzyme M reductase-associated protein Mmp3: MFEIRLDGTRLEIDDSATLGDILPGHPSSCSVAVIPPAEAQAALTRNIRLQTSAGEVVIEIPEEGAAIFSEEYFAGYLNSESEPAELSVKWTDRQSVAFGPFSSEIIPDRHQHRYARGDVILGCGGYDPRTSYLIFSRIPHIADHGAQADGGVVAHVVSGMAVLEEWTKGDQILRMERMMSRADTSTAFTTTDMATPLTEGMQIFSHVLASANGYRKEGIDTTRAASVEHLLRTMGSERMTVSLASSTHIRDDRMKDSAVEFEGDPHSRFEGTITTRVQGRNRGSVYIYTEDIPGSVNHTVVGQVEQGIELPILAGGGETFIVKVEPKQLDLRGMELADALKLAKERGIIAEPDTEEMQSVVFEQKPATTLEILAEGKVALTTVPLSQVITIELFEDEAPKTCHIFRSVTGLRWYDIGKMPLLMKFEDVYLFQPEVSKKTIIHRENLPEGEVPANILAMTNDSRKTAGLVGVRTVPSAEFGPTSEPMESTNIIGKILDPEKLKGLREGKPVYLREAER, encoded by the coding sequence ATGTTTGAAATCCGCCTCGATGGCACGAGGCTGGAGATAGACGATAGTGCAACCCTTGGGGACATTCTCCCCGGGCACCCTTCTTCCTGCAGTGTTGCAGTCATCCCTCCGGCAGAAGCACAGGCTGCGCTGACACGAAATATCAGGCTTCAGACGAGTGCCGGAGAGGTTGTTATCGAGATCCCGGAAGAAGGGGCAGCGATCTTCTCAGAGGAATATTTTGCCGGATATCTGAACAGCGAAAGCGAACCCGCAGAACTTTCTGTAAAATGGACCGACCGCCAGTCTGTTGCCTTTGGACCATTTTCTTCAGAGATTATCCCCGATCGGCATCAGCATCGATATGCACGGGGGGATGTCATCCTTGGGTGCGGCGGATATGATCCCAGAACGTCATACCTCATCTTTTCACGCATCCCCCATATTGCCGATCATGGAGCACAGGCCGACGGCGGTGTCGTTGCCCACGTGGTCTCAGGTATGGCAGTGCTGGAAGAATGGACAAAGGGAGATCAAATCCTGAGAATGGAACGGATGATGAGCCGTGCCGACACGTCCACCGCATTTACCACAACGGATATGGCAACTCCTCTGACGGAGGGCATGCAGATATTCAGCCATGTCCTAGCTTCGGCAAACGGATACCGGAAAGAAGGAATCGATACAACCCGTGCGGCAAGTGTCGAACACCTCCTGCGGACGATGGGGAGTGAACGAATGACCGTCAGCCTCGCCTCCAGCACCCATATCAGGGATGATCGGATGAAAGACAGCGCGGTCGAATTCGAAGGAGACCCGCATTCCCGGTTTGAAGGAACAATAACCACCCGTGTTCAGGGACGAAACCGTGGGTCGGTCTATATCTACACGGAGGACATCCCCGGAAGTGTAAACCATACGGTTGTCGGCCAGGTAGAACAGGGAATCGAACTGCCCATCCTTGCGGGGGGCGGGGAGACGTTCATCGTGAAGGTGGAGCCGAAGCAGCTGGATTTGCGCGGGATGGAACTTGCCGATGCGTTGAAGCTTGCCAAAGAGCGCGGCATCATCGCCGAACCCGACACCGAAGAGATGCAGAGTGTCGTCTTCGAACAGAAACCGGCAACGACCCTTGAAATTCTCGCCGAAGGGAAGGTTGCCCTTACCACCGTACCCCTGAGTCAGGTCATCACCATCGAACTCTTCGAAGACGAGGCCCCAAAGACCTGCCATATCTTCAGGTCGGTTACCGGACTGCGGTGGTATGATATCGGAAAAATGCCGCTACTCATGAAGTTTGAAGATGTCTATCTCTTCCAGCCGGAGGTGTCGAAAAAGACGATTATCCACCGGGAGAATCTTCCGGAGGGTGAGGTGCCCGCAAACATCCTTGCAATGACGAACGATTCACGCAAGACCGCGGGCCTCGTGGGCGTTCGCACAGTCCCCTCCGCCGAATTCGGCCCTACTTCAGAGCCGATGGAGAGCACCAACATTATCGGGAAAATTCTCGACCCGGAAAAACTTAAAGGACTCAGGGAAGGAAAGCCGGTCTATCTCAGGGAGGCAGAGCGATGA
- the atwA gene encoding methyl coenzyme M reductase system, component A2, whose translation MAPLLTVENLSMEFSGNVVLNNINFELAEGEILGIIGRSGAGKTVLMHLLRGVDQPPTGGKIIYHISACEGCGYVDLPSKSGEACPKCGKKLVPEDVDFWAEENAHKKRQIMVRSAIMFQRTFALYGDDRVIENVLHALADIGYPGEKAINRAADLLDEVRLSHRMMHIARDLSGGEKQRVVLARQLAKEPFLLCADEPTGTLDPRTAAIVHEMLYEAAKNNNMAMVISSHFPEVITDTCNRAILLVDGNIEAIGDPREIIDTFMATGKDEMAYGQKEAKLGAQILQARDVAKRYISVDRGMIKAVDKVSFTVSEREIFGIIGTSGAGKTTLSKMIAGIIEPTDGELNVRIGEDCVDMTKPGINQRGRAKKYIGLLHQEYDLYPHRNVLDNLTDSIGLEFPKELAMRKAIITLKMAGFTEEKAKKILSRRPDQLSEGEKHRVALAQVLIKEPRIVLLDEPTGTMDPITKIDVKHSIMTAREEIDETFIVVSHDMEFVRDICDRCILMRGGKIVKMGPTAEVLKELSEQERQIMTNV comes from the coding sequence ATGGCGCCTCTACTGACTGTTGAAAATCTTTCCATGGAATTTAGTGGAAATGTCGTTCTCAACAATATCAATTTTGAACTAGCAGAGGGTGAGATCCTGGGCATCATTGGCCGGAGTGGTGCCGGTAAAACGGTGCTGATGCATCTTCTCCGTGGGGTGGATCAACCCCCGACAGGCGGAAAGATCATCTACCATATCTCTGCATGTGAAGGGTGCGGCTATGTCGACCTCCCGAGCAAATCAGGAGAAGCATGTCCGAAATGTGGCAAGAAACTCGTTCCGGAGGACGTTGATTTCTGGGCAGAAGAAAATGCACATAAAAAACGTCAGATCATGGTCAGATCTGCAATCATGTTCCAGAGGACATTTGCATTATATGGCGATGACCGCGTTATCGAGAATGTTCTTCATGCCCTCGCGGATATCGGATATCCTGGTGAAAAGGCAATCAACAGGGCGGCGGATCTTCTCGATGAAGTCCGGTTGTCCCACCGGATGATGCATATCGCACGTGACCTCTCCGGCGGTGAAAAACAGCGCGTCGTTCTGGCCCGGCAGCTTGCAAAGGAGCCGTTCCTCCTCTGTGCGGATGAACCGACGGGCACGCTTGACCCCCGCACCGCTGCGATTGTCCATGAAATGCTCTACGAAGCCGCAAAGAACAATAATATGGCGATGGTCATCTCCTCGCACTTCCCGGAGGTCATCACAGATACATGCAATCGGGCCATCCTTCTTGTTGACGGGAATATTGAAGCAATCGGGGACCCCCGTGAAATCATCGACACATTCATGGCCACCGGCAAGGACGAAATGGCTTATGGGCAGAAGGAGGCAAAACTCGGGGCTCAGATCCTGCAGGCACGCGATGTTGCAAAACGGTACATTTCCGTAGACCGCGGGATGATCAAAGCGGTGGACAAAGTATCGTTTACAGTATCAGAGCGTGAGATTTTCGGCATTATCGGGACATCAGGTGCCGGGAAAACAACCCTTTCCAAGATGATTGCAGGGATCATCGAGCCGACGGACGGAGAACTGAACGTCCGCATCGGTGAAGACTGTGTCGACATGACAAAGCCGGGAATTAATCAGCGTGGTCGGGCGAAAAAATATATCGGCCTTCTGCACCAGGAGTACGATCTCTATCCACACCGGAATGTTCTCGATAACCTGACCGACTCAATCGGTCTGGAATTCCCGAAAGAACTGGCGATGCGAAAGGCGATCATCACGCTGAAGATGGCAGGATTCACCGAGGAAAAGGCAAAGAAAATCCTCAGCAGACGCCCTGATCAGCTTTCCGAAGGTGAAAAGCATCGTGTGGCCCTCGCCCAAGTGTTGATTAAGGAACCCAGAATCGTCCTTCTCGACGAACCGACAGGGACCATGGATCCAATCACGAAGATCGATGTGAAACACTCGATCATGACGGCCCGTGAAGAAATAGATGAAACATTTATTGTAGTTTCCCACGACATGGAATTTGTGCGCGACATCTGTGACCGCTGTATCCTCATGAGGGGGGGCAAAATCGTAAAGATGGGCCCCACAGCGGAAGTTCTCAAAGAACTCTCGGAGCAGGAGCGCCAGATTATGACGAATGTCTAG
- a CDS encoding HAD family hydrolase encodes MSIAVVFDSAGTLLRTYRVTKDVVHDVVEEGVETITLTFSCEERALVVLYLHSMEIIREDPDKLLSDFLRERMTGFGIACACKAVTAQEIQDLLHNDRRATVGDLQICIRKVWESCKKESIVALNSGVVVNRDIGGIEFVVTSGGRPFTGARSTISDLQKMGVATYIASGDRTNKLLKMADYLGVPQDNVYGLATPAIKEQVVDDLRRQFDTVVMVGDGINDLRAMKRADFAILSLQQTRDKPAPLFKTADYVIESVREVVDIIRSFA; translated from the coding sequence TTGAGCATCGCCGTTGTTTTTGACAGTGCAGGCACACTCCTCAGGACATACAGGGTTACCAAGGACGTCGTCCACGATGTCGTCGAGGAGGGCGTCGAGACGATTACCCTCACCTTTTCATGCGAAGAACGTGCTCTTGTCGTCCTCTATCTGCATTCCATGGAAATAATCAGGGAAGATCCGGATAAACTGCTTTCGGATTTCCTGCGCGAGCGCATGACCGGATTTGGCATTGCATGTGCATGCAAGGCAGTGACGGCACAGGAAATCCAGGATCTTCTTCATAATGACCGTCGGGCAACGGTCGGGGATCTGCAGATTTGCATCAGAAAGGTCTGGGAATCATGCAAAAAAGAATCGATTGTGGCTCTGAACTCCGGTGTGGTCGTCAACAGGGATATCGGAGGAATCGAATTTGTGGTAACTTCGGGTGGCAGGCCGTTCACCGGCGCCCGCTCAACCATCAGCGACCTCCAGAAGATGGGAGTTGCGACGTATATCGCCTCCGGGGACCGGACTAACAAACTTTTGAAGATGGCGGATTATCTCGGCGTCCCACAGGACAATGTCTATGGTCTTGCGACTCCGGCCATCAAGGAGCAGGTGGTCGACGATCTGCGGCGCCAGTTTGACACCGTTGTCATGGTCGGTGACGGCATCAATGATCTCCGTGCCATGAAGCGCGCGGACTTTGCCATCCTTTCTCTTCAACAGACGCGGGATAAACCGGCACCCCTTTTCAAAACTGCCGATTATGTCATCGAATCTGTGCGCGAGGTGGTGGATATCATACGGTCATTCGCCTGA
- a CDS encoding ribose 1,5-bisphosphate isomerase, whose amino-acid sequence MVLEDTARRIRTMEIRGAGRIARAAAEALRDHAAALQCTNLEEFRQEMHRAATILTETRPTAVSLPNAVRFVISRMDASDSAEEARTTLMESADEFISRSHQAVDMIAEYGSRAIPEDSVIMTHCNSEVAVATAVKAWEKGRVREAFATEVRPRNQGYITAKALGDAGIPTNFIVDSAARYFMRDIDVVITGADAVTGAGAVVNKIGTSQIALAAHEARVPFLVTTETYKFAPGTLLGDRIPIEERPPGEVMGDDITAGMPNVRVRNPAFDVTPAAYVDMIVTEAGAIPPGMAYVIIRDYLGWKPDVWQKNFLIDHKE is encoded by the coding sequence ATGGTACTTGAAGATACTGCCAGGCGAATTCGTACAATGGAGATACGTGGCGCCGGAAGGATAGCCCGTGCGGCAGCGGAAGCACTGCGCGATCATGCCGCAGCACTCCAGTGTACGAACCTGGAGGAATTTCGGCAGGAGATGCACCGGGCAGCAACCATCCTGACCGAAACCCGTCCGACAGCGGTTTCCCTGCCAAATGCCGTACGGTTCGTCATCAGCAGGATGGATGCGTCCGACTCGGCGGAGGAGGCCCGGACAACTCTCATGGAAAGTGCCGATGAATTCATTTCACGGTCGCATCAGGCTGTCGACATGATTGCAGAATATGGCTCCCGGGCAATACCCGAGGATTCGGTCATCATGACGCATTGCAATTCCGAAGTGGCCGTTGCAACTGCCGTAAAGGCGTGGGAGAAGGGCCGTGTGCGAGAGGCATTTGCAACCGAGGTCCGGCCCCGCAACCAGGGATATATCACAGCAAAAGCTCTCGGAGATGCAGGAATTCCAACGAATTTCATCGTCGATTCTGCAGCACGGTATTTTATGCGTGATATTGACGTGGTGATAACCGGTGCGGATGCAGTGACCGGTGCTGGCGCCGTCGTCAATAAGATCGGCACCTCACAGATTGCTCTTGCGGCGCATGAGGCACGCGTTCCCTTTCTGGTAACCACCGAGACCTATAAATTTGCTCCCGGTACCCTTCTGGGAGATCGTATCCCAATTGAGGAGCGCCCACCCGGTGAGGTGATGGGTGATGATATTACCGCAGGGATGCCGAATGTCCGGGTGAGAAATCCTGCGTTTGACGTAACCCCCGCGGCGTATGTCGACATGATCGTCACCGAGGCAGGTGCCATACCTCCCGGAATGGCTTATGTCATTATCCGTGATTATCTCGGGTGGAAACCTGATGTATGGCAAAAGAATTTTTTGATTGATCACAAAGAGTGA
- a CDS encoding RuBisCO large subunit C-terminal-like domain-containing protein: MPDVKATYYFRPDRRTTASEAAQAIAEEETTGTWTRLTTRQDYVRALDGEVLDVESSGAGYVTTIRYPSEIFEPGNVSQYLSVVAGNLFGLGRLEAVRLLDMEFPETLSDFRGPNFGIEGVRHLIGSRDRPHVGTIIKPKVGLSPEDTAMVAYQAAVGGVDFIKDDETLTDQAFCPMEDRVEAVMGRLDEARDETGRMVLYAVNVSDRADRIVERAERAIERGANTIMVDVITCGFGALQALSESPSISVPIHVHRTMHAAMTRNPEHGIAMRPIARLVRMMGGDQLHTGTVSGKMGHNPEELIGDNAVLTQPYYGFREVFPVASGGLHPGKVHAELAALGTDIVLQAGGGIHGHPDGTAAGARAMRQAVDAFLEGVSAEEYAEDHVELRHAISLWGAE, translated from the coding sequence ATGCCAGATGTCAAAGCGACCTATTACTTCCGTCCTGACCGGCGGACCACTGCATCGGAAGCGGCTCAGGCCATAGCTGAGGAAGAGACGACCGGAACCTGGACGCGGCTTACGACCAGGCAGGATTACGTCCGGGCTCTGGATGGAGAGGTTCTGGATGTTGAGTCTTCAGGTGCGGGATATGTGACGACCATCCGATACCCTTCCGAGATTTTCGAGCCCGGTAATGTATCGCAGTACCTCTCGGTTGTCGCAGGCAATCTCTTCGGTCTTGGCCGGCTGGAGGCGGTCCGTCTTCTGGACATGGAGTTTCCCGAGACACTGTCGGATTTCCGGGGTCCGAATTTTGGCATTGAAGGGGTGCGTCACCTCATTGGCAGCCGCGACCGTCCTCATGTGGGAACGATCATCAAGCCAAAGGTGGGGCTTTCTCCGGAAGATACGGCGATGGTCGCCTATCAGGCAGCGGTGGGCGGTGTCGACTTTATCAAGGATGATGAGACCCTGACGGATCAGGCATTCTGCCCAATGGAGGACCGTGTTGAGGCGGTGATGGGCCGGCTGGATGAAGCGCGCGATGAAACCGGGCGGATGGTCCTGTATGCGGTGAATGTCTCCGATCGTGCGGACCGGATAGTGGAACGGGCGGAACGGGCGATTGAGCGTGGAGCAAACACCATCATGGTCGATGTGATTACCTGTGGGTTTGGCGCTCTGCAGGCGCTTTCTGAATCTCCTTCGATATCGGTGCCCATCCATGTCCACCGGACAATGCATGCGGCAATGACCCGGAATCCTGAGCATGGGATTGCCATGCGTCCCATCGCCCGGCTCGTGAGGATGATGGGGGGTGATCAGCTGCATACCGGGACCGTTTCAGGGAAAATGGGTCATAATCCCGAGGAACTCATTGGAGACAATGCGGTCCTTACGCAGCCGTACTATGGGTTCAGGGAGGTGTTTCCCGTTGCAAGCGGTGGTCTGCACCCCGGAAAGGTTCATGCAGAACTTGCGGCACTTGGAACGGATATCGTTCTCCAGGCAGGAGGCGGCATCCATGGGCACCCGGATGGGACTGCCGCAGGGGCGCGGGCAATGCGTCAGGCGGTTGATGCGTTTCTCGAAGGAGTGTCTGCGGAAGAATATGCGGAGGATCACGTCGAATTGCGGCATGCGATTTCATTATGGGGCGCAGAATGA
- the dapF gene encoding diaminopimelate epimerase has translation MEIPFTKLHGNGNDFILIDETGSVVIPDEMKGEFARLFCDRRFGIGGDGVLFLVNAEEADYGMRLFQPDASEAEMCGNGIRCIAKYAFDQEYASEICTIQTLAGIMEVTMGYDDEGNFTAAIDMGEILFDCADIPATGEGEYQKEIEGYTVYAVNTGVPHAIAFVDDIESAPLSDVAPKIRFDASFPEGANVNFVQVMSDGAITIRTYERGVEEETWSCGTGATASAAVAHHLGKTGNEVVVTTKGGLLTIHLNDHATMEGPAETVFEGQIVF, from the coding sequence ATGGAAATACCATTTACAAAATTGCACGGGAACGGGAATGATTTCATTCTGATCGATGAGACCGGTTCAGTGGTCATTCCTGATGAAATGAAGGGTGAATTTGCCCGCCTTTTCTGCGACCGCAGGTTTGGAATCGGAGGTGACGGCGTCCTTTTTCTGGTGAATGCCGAGGAGGCGGATTATGGGATGCGGTTGTTCCAGCCTGATGCGAGTGAGGCGGAGATGTGCGGGAACGGCATACGGTGCATTGCAAAGTATGCCTTCGACCAGGAATACGCCAGCGAAATATGCACCATTCAGACTCTTGCCGGCATTATGGAGGTCACGATGGGCTATGATGACGAGGGGAACTTCACCGCCGCAATTGACATGGGCGAAATTCTCTTCGACTGTGCCGATATACCGGCAACAGGTGAAGGAGAATATCAGAAGGAGATTGAAGGGTATACGGTCTATGCGGTCAACACCGGCGTACCCCATGCCATCGCGTTCGTCGATGACATAGAATCCGCTCCTCTTTCCGACGTTGCACCGAAGATTCGTTTTGATGCATCCTTTCCCGAAGGAGCAAATGTCAATTTTGTTCAGGTCATGAGTGATGGAGCCATCACTATCAGGACCTATGAGCGCGGCGTTGAGGAAGAGACATGGTCATGTGGAACCGGTGCAACAGCAAGCGCTGCGGTGGCCCATCATCTCGGCAAAACCGGAAATGAAGTCGTTGTCACAACAAAAGGCGGACTCCTGACCATTCACCTGAATGATCATGCGACCATGGAAGGGCCTGCAGAGACGGTATTTGAGGGACAGATTGTCTTTTAG
- the radB gene encoding DNA repair and recombination protein RadB encodes MTEPHTTGIPPLDRLIGGGLTPRTITQFYGEPASGKSTAAIASAVAALRDGGCVIYIDTEGFSTERFRQIAGENTESLAAHLFIYEPADFVEQEAAVADCATTLKKNRDIRLIVVDSFTGLYRAEGGPAGEPQKRLARQMILLLGYAKRYDIPVIVTNQVFMDVDTGTLRGLGGTVLSHLSKVIVRFEKKGVGRRAILEKHRSRPDGESFSFIITEDGMREV; translated from the coding sequence GTGACTGAACCCCATACGACGGGTATACCTCCTCTCGACCGCCTGATAGGAGGAGGGCTCACTCCCCGGACCATCACCCAATTTTACGGGGAACCGGCGAGCGGGAAGAGCACCGCAGCGATAGCCAGTGCAGTAGCTGCCCTCCGGGACGGTGGATGTGTCATCTACATCGACACGGAAGGGTTCTCCACCGAACGGTTTCGTCAGATTGCCGGGGAGAATACAGAGTCGTTGGCTGCTCATTTGTTCATCTATGAACCCGCCGATTTTGTCGAACAGGAAGCGGCGGTTGCTGACTGCGCAACCACACTGAAAAAGAACCGGGACATCAGGCTGATCGTCGTCGATTCATTCACGGGACTCTACCGTGCCGAAGGTGGTCCTGCCGGAGAACCCCAGAAACGACTGGCACGCCAGATGATCCTTCTCCTGGGATATGCAAAACGCTATGACATCCCGGTTATTGTGACGAATCAGGTCTTCATGGATGTTGATACAGGGACGCTTCGGGGACTCGGAGGCACGGTCCTTTCCCATCTCTCCAAGGTCATCGTCCGTTTTGAAAAAAAAGGAGTAGGAAGACGGGCAATCCTGGAAAAACACCGCTCACGCCCGGACGGGGAGTCATTCTCGTTTATTATCACCGAAGACGGGATGAGGGAGGTCTAA
- the larC gene encoding nickel pincer cofactor biosynthesis protein LarC: MKTLLLDPFSGAAGDMIIGALLGCGADTTAVTTAMASVVGPPAITMTDRCGIRAVQVKTGAGKKRATIEEVLERLGEANAPDEVIAMAERIFLRIHAGESVIHGEHVHFHEVGADDAIADVVGACTAFCSLAVDHVIIRPVHLGTGTLRGSHGNYPIPSPATIEILREGRIPARFTDADRELCTPTGAAILAEFASRGKGDSGEGTILGIGYGAGTRNPADSPNVLRAVLYGNESREVGTIDILETNVDDATGEVIAYTLERLMREGARDATASPLIMKKGRPGTMIRVICGHGDSDRFCAILSEELGTLGIRCIQGVHRSVIERSFIATEVAIGDQRCLIPVKIGWKNGIALSVKAEYEDTRRFSEMTGTRYQAVARIAEDKVWEQVMGGKCD; encoded by the coding sequence ATGAAGACTCTCCTTCTTGACCCGTTTTCCGGGGCCGCGGGCGATATGATAATAGGTGCACTCCTCGGATGCGGGGCTGACACCACGGCAGTAACGACAGCGATGGCATCGGTCGTTGGTCCCCCCGCAATCACAATGACAGACCGGTGCGGCATCAGGGCGGTGCAGGTAAAGACCGGTGCGGGGAAGAAAAGGGCCACCATTGAAGAGGTTCTGGAGAGACTTGGTGAAGCAAATGCACCGGACGAAGTCATCGCTATGGCCGAGCGGATCTTTCTGAGAATCCATGCGGGAGAATCAGTGATTCACGGAGAGCATGTCCATTTCCATGAAGTCGGGGCAGATGATGCGATCGCCGACGTTGTGGGTGCCTGTACAGCATTCTGCTCACTTGCTGTCGACCATGTGATTATCAGACCGGTCCACCTAGGAACAGGAACCCTCAGGGGATCGCATGGAAATTATCCAATCCCGTCACCCGCCACCATCGAGATACTTCGGGAAGGAAGGATTCCGGCGAGATTCACCGACGCGGACCGTGAACTCTGCACCCCGACCGGCGCCGCCATCCTGGCTGAATTTGCGTCCCGTGGTAAGGGAGATTCGGGGGAAGGCACCATTCTCGGAATCGGCTATGGTGCGGGGACGCGCAATCCGGCAGATTCACCAAATGTATTGCGCGCGGTCCTGTACGGTAATGAATCCCGTGAGGTCGGGACAATAGATATCCTGGAAACCAATGTTGACGATGCTACCGGCGAGGTGATTGCCTATACCCTTGAACGCCTTATGCGGGAAGGCGCACGGGATGCAACCGCCAGCCCCCTGATTATGAAAAAAGGGCGCCCGGGAACAATGATACGCGTCATCTGCGGCCACGGCGACAGCGACCGTTTCTGTGCCATCCTCTCTGAAGAACTTGGTACCCTTGGGATAAGGTGTATTCAGGGAGTGCATCGGTCCGTTATTGAACGCTCTTTCATTGCGACTGAAGTCGCCATTGGGGACCAGAGATGTCTGATACCCGTGAAGATCGGATGGAAGAACGGAATTGCACTCTCCGTGAAAGCAGAATATGAGGATACCCGCCGTTTTTCAGAGATGACAGGGACAAGATACCAGGCGGTTGCACGCATAGCCGAAGATAAGGTATGGGAGCAGGTAATGGGGGGAAAGTGTGACTGA